tttgaaatttaatttttgtatttttatttttaggagtTTAATCCTCTTACCTTTCagtttcaaattttagtttaaattgttaaagattattttgtaaaatttaagttcaatatgtcatattttagttatttataaaaaaaatattaagaattaaatttcgaATTTGTGAAGATTACAAAAACATTTGACATTTTAACCAAAAAGCTTTAAACCAAGGCCAGAAAAAAATAAGTGAAATTTCACCTCTAACTATCAATAAGACCAAAAGTTTTCCACACTCGCAACCAATCCAATGAGAAGGTTTTGCAGGCCTATTAAAACACTGAAAACTGCAACTGGTATAAGTATTTATATTGATTCATTAAAGAAGGATTCCAAATTCAGCAGCTGTTATCTTACCACTTCACTTAAAAGAAATTGTTAGTTGAGCATTAATGTAACAGTACAAACCATAACATAGCTTTAACTCCAAAGAAtgatgatttattattattacctgCCGCCGGCAGATGCTTGGTTTCTTCTTGTTTTGGAATTAGAATCGAATTGTATTTGTCTAGCTGTATGTAtctgaaaataaaatacttactCTTCTCTCACAATTCATCCATCAACCATCTAACTCTGCTCAATCTGTACTGTTAGAAGGTACTGATGCATGCATCCCTTCATATCACTCCTCCTTAGGATGGAATGGAGCATCTCAACAGTCGGCTCTCTTTTCACACTTTGGACTCAAATTTCTTACATCCCAAATCCTTTAGACAGCCCTCATCAACACCTTGTCAATCCATGTCAAAGATGTATATATGTCACCAATAATCTCCACAGGAACAGAATCCATCTTTGAAATGATGGAATCGTTTTGAATCTCTTACAACAATTTCCCGGTCAACAATCTTTGAAATCAACTTAATGAAGGTATGACAGTCCCCACAAATCCTAAGATTCTTAATAACATGGATTGTTGCACCAGGAACCGTATGCATTATTGCAAACACAACCGCCAACTTCTCACTATGAACCCGCAATGTCAATCCTTTCTCTTCCTCATCAACATCATAGAGAACTGATGTCAACTTGGGTGTATAACCAACTCCTTGCAGCTTCACATATAGATCTTCCAGATGCTCGTATATTTTCTTATGTTGAGGATGCTCTTTATCTCCAACCAAGAAAACATGTATCCTCCCTTTCAGTTCAACCAAACTGAATCCTGGATGTTTAACCAACCCACGATCCTTCATAAGAATTCTCATTCTCTCTACGTCTTCCCACCTTCCAGCATCAGCGTATATGTTAGAAAGTAAGACATAGTACCCGCAATTATTCGAGTCTAATTCAAACAACTTATTGGCAGAAATCTCTGCAAGCTCCACATTCTTGTGAATCCTACAAGCCGCGAGAAGTGAGCCCCAGATTACAAAATCAGGTGTTACCTTCATTTGCTTGATCAAGTTGTACGCATGGTTGAGATGTCCAGCTCGTCCGAGAAGATCAACCATGCAACTATAATGTTCCAACCCAGGTTCTACTTTGAATTCTTCCTTCATTGCATTAAAACAATCCCAACCCTCTTGTACCAGACCTGCATGGCTACAAGCTGCAAGAACTGACACAAAAGTTATGTAATTTGGTGTGACCCCATCACTTATCATCTTGTAGAAGACCTCCAAAGCTTCTTTGGCACGGCCATGCATTCCATAACCAGCAATCAGGGCAGTCCATGACCTAACATTCTTCTCTTTCAGACAATTAAATACCTTCCTTGCCATTTCAACTTTCCCGCATTTGCAATACATGTCAATAATGCAGGTTCCCACTATCACATTATTCTCCAAATCCATCTTTATAACCTATGTAGAAAAGCACAAATCCTAGACCCCATTAAAGACTTGGCACTTCACAAAATAATTCTACCAAGAGATTAACTATATTAGGGAAAGTAAAGAAACTGTAATAGTACCTGGTCATGCACACACTTGCCGACTTGCAAAGCACCAGAATGAGCACAAGCTAACAGCACAGAAGAAAGTGTAATGACATTGTAATTGACATTATTATCCCTTACCATCCCATAGAAAGCCTCCAAAGCCTCATTAGACAATCCATTTAGTGCATAAACAGAAATCATAGAATTCCAAGAAATCTCATCCTTCTCAACCATCGAATCAAACACTTTCCTAGACAGATCCACATCCCCTCTTTTAGCATATGCATCCAGCAATGTATTTCCAACACCCACTTCTCCATCAAATCCCTTCTTTATGACCATTCCATGAACCCCTTCACTTGCTCCTTTTATAGGAACACGAGAACAAGCCGAAAGGACAGAAACAATAGCTACTGAATCAACAAAAACGTGTTCGTTTGCAACATCTCTATCATTTTCACTTTCCTGAATCAACAATTCCTTGAAAAGCAATAAAGCTTGACGGGGATTATTGTTCTGGACATATCCTGTAATCATAGAAGTCCAAGACACGATATTTGGTTGAGGAATTTGATCAAATAAGATTCGGGCATCTCTGAGTTGGCCACATTTTGAGTACATATCAATGAGAGCTGAGGATACAAAGAGGTCAGAGTGATAGCCAAAGATTAAAgcttgttgatgggtttgttttCCGGAATAAAGATCAAGCAAAGCGGAGCAAGCCTTGATAGTGCAAGGGAAAGTGGATCGGTTCGGTTTAAGAGAAAGCTTGCGCATTGAATGGAAGGCTTTGAGAGCTTGGGTAGAGTCGCCAGCGCGAGCTAAGTCGGCGATGATTGAGTTCCAAGAGGAGACGCTGGATTTGTCTAAGTATTTGTTGAACCATATTGTGAGGTTGGAGTTCGTTGAGAAGTGACTTTTCAAAGCAGTTTTGGTGAATGCTGAACTTGGATTTACAATCTTCATTGGCTTTCAGCTTTGggtttttaatttcaagtttccAGTGCAGTGCTGCTTTCCTGTAAGTTATATACTTACTATTTTGACATATTGTGGGGAAAATTCAAGCTGCATCCATAACATATTTATGAAATCACCACtagaatttcttttctttttcaataattaattacagtGGTTTATACTGTTATAACAGAGGCCCATATTTTCCGTACGTGATTGTACATTCTTTCTGGTGCCAATTTTAGAAAGGCAAACAGCCGTTGATACCTACAGCTTTCAAATCATATCCATAATGGTGCCAGAGTTGCCCTCTTAAGTTCGAATCTGAAGCAGCTCTTCTTGGAGTTGGTAAGTTTGAATATGAAGAAGCGCATTGAGTGACTTGTAAGAGAAGTTTGAATCAACTTCTGTACACAATGTTGTTAGATTGAAGTATTGGTTGGAACTAAAAATCCGATTGAATAGATAGTTAAACTGGTTTTCTCTATTTCTTAAAAActttctaataatttatttaattaatcaacctgAAAATCAGTAGATCAGTTCTGAAAGAGAGTATAAAAAGAAGGGAAGGAAGGAGGTGTTAAGATTAGATTAGTTGTcataaaattactgaaataccgcTGTTTAGGAGGAACTCTGTTCACTTTTCCATGTTTTGATGACTTGGGGATTGGGTTCACGTACTGCAGCAGCAAATGACAGTAACGTAATACTGTCATCCCCTCCGCTGCCGTTTCTGTCAGGTTCAGGTTCTAACAAGATTGGCTTAAGcttctaattctaattctaaagCCGCAACAATTGATGAAATTTGCAGACAAACTTTATACCCTTTATTAGACTCACATGCTTAGTCCATACACACCTGCTCAGCTCATGGTGCCCACAACAGTTTGCAAATTCCACACTATACAAAATTACATCTCTCAATTGTAAAAACAAACTGCAGGCAGCCACTTATGCATCAACTATTCTCTTGAAAGTAGTAGACATCAGGTCAACTTCAAATTCCATGACAAAGGTACGGATTTCCATCGGAGCAAGCTCCACCTCCAATTTTTTTGGATCAACTGGTGCACCTCTCACCACCTtgggattttcattttgattttcactTTCTCCTTCTACTTTCCAAACAAGCCTCCTcttctccatttcttctctttcttgatTTGCAGATAAGCTCAACTCTCTCACCTTCGCTATCTAAACAAATGCATCAACACTATAGACATTACCACCACTTCAAATTTAAAtggtttctaaaataaataaacaaaaagacaATTAAGTGGAGCCTGGAAACTTCATTGCCTGTACCTTCTTGCCTGGAAACAGCTTCTTCAGTTCCACTTTACTCATTACAGAAAGATCACTGTCCTCTCCAACCTGTGTAATCCAATAAATGTTGTATAGAaggttatttaattaaaactactTTGATATGGAAAAGAAATAAGGAAAACAAACAACTATAAATTAATCCAGGGGCTCTTCTGCACCATCGCAGGGTTGGCTGGCTGTCCTTAAACACCATTTACAgtttaaagaatatatatgatGTCGACTGAATTCATGGTAACACTTGTTCCTGAATTGTGAAAACCATTCCTATTTCCTTTGAGATTGAAGGGTAAAAGTTTTCTCAAAGCATGTACAAGATGGAATTAAGTGAAGAGTAAAAGGCTAACCTCGTATAAATGTGCCAACCTAAGGAGGACTTTTCCATCATCAAGCTCCTGTATAGAATAGGAATATAAGTTAGAAAGGAAAGGGGAATGCAAGCAACTTGCATGTCATAATTTACCACACCACTATAGACTTTTGCAGAATGCTCCTTTTCCTTAAACTCAatataatgcaagtataacaaATTAATGGATAATTGTGCATTTCGCTTTTCCCGTCCATGAAAATACCATCTACCTGAAGAGTTATAAGTGCAACATTATCAGGTAAACTATAGGAGGCATCAATTGCAGAAAATGTGGGTGTGTGAGAACTCATCCAGTTCTCTCCATCCTGCCAAGACAATTTGGCTAGTTAAAAACAAATCTCCATGACTAGAATAAATGTGGAAAAACAGAAATAGAGGAAAAAGAAAGCAACCTCTTCTGCAAATGCTAAGAGGAGGGGTGAGTATATCTCTTGGCCAAAAGAACGACGCCACTTAGCACCCTCTCCAAGTGGGTCAATTCTGTAATAATATTTTCCTTGGACCTGGATGTGTTTTGGTGAAACAAAAAGCGGGCTGATTATTAGGAGAATAAAAGCACAATTTGTAGACAAAACTACACTTGAAGATGTTAAAGCAAAAGTTGAAGTCATTTTATACATACGAACAAGTTATTAACCCCTAGATTAAAACCCATGGTTATCGGCAATAAGTGAAACTAACTTCATTTCAACTATTTGTCAACAACCTCTTGAGAATCATGCAAACCATCATCAACCAGGGGTCTTAAGAGACAAGTTAGAGCCaaactgataaaggaaaatgTCAATTACACAAACAGGATCTGGATAATTTTTACTTACAGCTAGTCCTCTGCAATCATCAAGAACGCAGACTGTTTCATTTAGAGCCTCATCAACACCTCTAGAGTCATCAAGGAGCAGCCTCCTACATGGCAATAGAAATCCAAAATCATAATTATCGCCAACTATCAGGTATGCAAGTATTATACACTTGGCCATGCCATAGAAACCCACACCTTTTACGTATTGCCTTTGGGAATTTTCAATATCCACCAAGTGCTATGGTCAAGGTAATATAAGAGTAACTGAAAACAAAGTAAAGGACAGATGAAAGCAAACCTGTGGAGCATCAACTCTATTTGTCCATCCACTATGCTAGATCCTCCTAGAGATCGATCTACCAGGACCGAGAATTCTTTCTTACTATCACGAATGTAAATTCCTAAATTAATCTGCATGGGTAAAAATGCTATATGTCAAAATAGAGTCTCTCATTAACAGCAATTCTCTAAAAGTATAAACTTTATCTTTTGGAACAAAGTTACTGATGAAAAGAACATACTGGGTAATAATTTCCAGCGACTGGTTGGTTTACTTCCAGGTCCCAGTCTGTCCTAAAATCACGAATctgcaaaagaaaaataaagattggGTGGAGGGGAATTAAAAGTCCATAGTTTGTTACTGCTAAAAATAAGTAGTTAACAAGCGCAAACTTAAAGAAGTGTTTCTTTGCATTCTAGATTAACACAAATAACTTACTATAAGATATTTCTTTCATAATCTATCTTGGAACATGAAGGCATAGCCCAAATCTGGACTAAAGTTTGAGGCTAAAAACCATTCTGTGTCTCAAGATGGTATTCAAACAATAAGATTTAAGGCTTAATACTGCAGCATGCAATCAACATACCCGTTTAATAAAATCACGTCCATTAGAATCAGTGTAGAATGTTTTGCTGTTTTCCAGAGAAGTAGTTATCTGAGTTGCTACTTCttttccaaattcatcatcaattgGCACAGGCCCAACCTGAGATCCAGACACGATTAATGTATACAATCCAAcatgcaattttttttcttataagaTGGTgacaataaaagtaaaatgcatacaaaaacaaataaatgaaagaaaaaagaaaaatgatcacTAAGCGTCAAATACTCAAGACTTTTATAAAGCCACAAAGCTGAGCAGGCCATTTGGTAAACTTACAATGAACTCAACTTCAACATGCTCCTTCTCTTTGTAAAGTCTAGTAGTCTGCAAAACATATGCCAGTAAGAAAGCTACATTCTCTAAGAAAGATAAGAGATCTGAAACTGCGAGAATAGGATATCTGTTTAGATGGGAAGAAAGCatcataaaattgttaaagagcTCTACTGCTAACTCTTCACGATTCGGTTAGTTTCATCCACCAGCATAAAGCATTACTTAGCCACATTTTATCTAATATTAGTTCAGAAGAAAACAGAATTCTAAAGGGGAAAAAAATTACACCAACAAAAGATAAGCATCAGACAAGGCAAGACACCTGAAATATCCACGGATTGATCTGCTGATGCACCTCATTTATCAATGGTCCTTGAATAACAGTCAATGAGGCCTGAGACTTAACAAGAAGTATTAGTTTATAGATAAGGTAATTATCTGTTTGAACAAAAACTTCTTTGAATAAAACCACAGACCTGTTCAGCTTTTATGTGGTATGTGCCATTTGGACGGAAGACATATGCCCCAGAGTTCTTGTAAAAgtaccaaaatttttatatgagaACAACCAACAAAGGGATACCTAGTGTTTTACTTAATTGCCAAGCAGGCAACAGTGCAATAAGAGAACATAGAATGCTAGTTTGTAACGCATGAGGAACTTCAATGTTACATATCGATACCTGGGGTGCTTTGTCGTTAACTCCATTATATCCAGTGTAATAGCTAAATGATTGTTCCACTGATTCCTCAACCTTCAAAAGTTTCAATCAAGCATTAGCCACACTGATTTTTAGCCTCATATCTCTCACCTCCTGCCATTGCAGAAAAGCAAGGAAGCACAATACAAAAACAGCAATACTGATGTGACAGTTGAAACAACcttttatattcatttgtaatCGCAGTTGAAACGGCACCAACATAAAGATATGCTTCAAGGAAGATAAAGCATCAAATAAACAACACTAATTATGTGTTACCCACCAAGTTTCTGTTGTTGACATAATTTATGATCTTCCCTGAAGGAGCTGAAAGAGTAAGCTTTAAATTTCCTTCACCAACTTCAATAGCTGGTTTCTCACCCTCCTGAAATTTGTATATAGACGAT
The sequence above is a segment of the Gossypium raimondii isolate GPD5lz chromosome 4, ASM2569854v1, whole genome shotgun sequence genome. Coding sequences within it:
- the LOC105779775 gene encoding pentatricopeptide repeat-containing protein At3g26782, mitochondrial, with product MKIVNPSSAFTKTALKSHFSTNSNLTIWFNKYLDKSSVSSWNSIIADLARAGDSTQALKAFHSMRKLSLKPNRSTFPCTIKACSALLDLYSGKQTHQQALIFGYHSDLFVSSALIDMYSKCGQLRDARILFDQIPQPNIVSWTSMITGYVQNNNPRQALLLFKELLIQESENDRDVANEHVFVDSVAIVSVLSACSRVPIKGASEGVHGMVIKKGFDGEVGVGNTLLDAYAKRGDVDLSRKVFDSMVEKDEISWNSMISVYALNGLSNEALEAFYGMVRDNNVNYNVITLSSVLLACAHSGALQVGKCVHDQVIKMDLENNVIVGTCIIDMYCKCGKVEMARKVFNCLKEKNVRSWTALIAGYGMHGRAKEALEVFYKMISDGVTPNYITFVSVLAACSHAGLVQEGWDCFNAMKEEFKVEPGLEHYSCMVDLLGRAGHLNHAYNLIKQMKVTPDFVIWGSLLAACRIHKNVELAEISANKLFELDSNNCGYYVLLSNIYADAGRWEDVERMRILMKDRGLVKHPGFSLVELKGRIHVFLVGDKEHPQHKKIYEHLEDLYVKLQGVGYTPKLTSVLYDVDEEEKGLTLRVHSEKLAVVFAIMHTVPGATIHVIKNLRICGDCHTFIKLISKIVDREIVVRDSKRFHHFKDGFCSCGDYW